A single window of Hyla sarda isolate aHylSar1 chromosome 2, aHylSar1.hap1, whole genome shotgun sequence DNA harbors:
- the REN gene encoding renin isoform X1 yields the protein MRIFIFAFFIVSCSALRRIPLRKMPSIRETLRAMGVKVADVFPQLMMTGSGNPENRTAPTCLTNYLDTQYFGEISIGSPSQTFKVVFDTGSANLWVPSSHCSPLYSACASHNQYDSSKSRTYVENGTGFSIQYASGGVRGFLSQDVVSVAGISVVQVFAEATALPAFPFIFARFDGVLGMGFRTQAIDNIIPVFDRILSQKVLQEDVFSVYYSRDSHLNPGGEIIFGGSDPNYYTGSFQYLNLKKHGFWYINMKGVSVGAEVLFCKEGCTVAIDTGAAYITGPAGSISVLMKAIGAVQQPEGEYTMDCDKISQLPDISFHMGGNEYTLKGEAYVLRQLQFGEEVCYVAFCGLDIPPPTGPLWILGATFIGQYYTEFDRHNNRIGFATSL from the exons GATCCCTCTTCGAAAAATGCCATCAATTCGGGAGACCCTAAGAGCCATGGGGGTAAAAGTTGCTGATGTATTTCCACAACTAATGATGACAGGATCTGGAAATCCTGAAAATAGAACTGCACCAACATGTCTTACCAACTATTTGGAT ACACAGTATTTTGGTGAAATAAGCATTGGTTCACCTTCTCAAACTTTCAAGGTTGTGTTTGATACTGGATCTGCCAACTTGTGGGTGCCATCCAGTCATTGTTCCCCGCTGTACAGTGCCTGTG CATCTCACAATCAATATGACTCATCTAAATCTCGCACGTATGTTGAGAATGGAACAGGATTCTCCATACAATATGCATCTGGAGGAGTAAGAGGTTTCCTAAGCCAAGATGTTGTTTCT GTGGCAGGTATTTCTGTTGTCCAGGTTTTTGCAGAAGCTACAGCACTACCCGCATTTCCTTTTATCTTTGCCCGCTTTGATGGAGTATTGGGAATGGGATTCCGAACGCAAGCAATTGACAACATTATACCTGTCTTTGACCGAATTCTGTCTCAGAAAGTCCTGCAGGAAGATGTCTTCTCAGTGTATTACAGCCG GGATTCTCATCTAAACCCCGGAGGTGAAATTATCTTTGGTGGATCTGATCCTAATTATTACACAGGAAGCTTTCAATATCTTAACCTTAAGAAGCATGGATTCTGGTATATTAACATGAAAGG GGTGTCAGTTGGCGCAGAGGTCCTTTTCTGCAAAGAAGGATGCACAGTGGCAATAGACACGGGGGCAGCTTACATCACTGGCCCTGCTGGTTCAATATCTGTCCTCATGAAAGCAATAGGAGCCGTTCAACAGCCTGAAGGCGAG TATACCATGGACTGTGATAAAATCTCCCAACTTCCTGACATATCCTTTCATATGGGAGGAAATGAGTATACACTAAAAGGGGAAGCATACGTCCTGCGG caaTTACAGTTTGGAGAGGAAGTCTGTTATGTTGCATTCTGCGGCCTTGATATCCCTCCTCCCACAGGACCACTTTGGATCTTGGGCGCTACATTCATAGGACAGTATTACACTGAATTTGATCGTCACAATAATCGCATTGGATTTGCTACATCTCTCTGA
- the REN gene encoding renin isoform X2: MPSIRETLRAMGVKVADVFPQLMMTGSGNPENRTAPTCLTNYLDTQYFGEISIGSPSQTFKVVFDTGSANLWVPSSHCSPLYSACASHNQYDSSKSRTYVENGTGFSIQYASGGVRGFLSQDVVSVAGISVVQVFAEATALPAFPFIFARFDGVLGMGFRTQAIDNIIPVFDRILSQKVLQEDVFSVYYSRDSHLNPGGEIIFGGSDPNYYTGSFQYLNLKKHGFWYINMKGVSVGAEVLFCKEGCTVAIDTGAAYITGPAGSISVLMKAIGAVQQPEGEYTMDCDKISQLPDISFHMGGNEYTLKGEAYVLRQLQFGEEVCYVAFCGLDIPPPTGPLWILGATFIGQYYTEFDRHNNRIGFATSL; encoded by the exons ATGCCATCAATTCGGGAGACCCTAAGAGCCATGGGGGTAAAAGTTGCTGATGTATTTCCACAACTAATGATGACAGGATCTGGAAATCCTGAAAATAGAACTGCACCAACATGTCTTACCAACTATTTGGAT ACACAGTATTTTGGTGAAATAAGCATTGGTTCACCTTCTCAAACTTTCAAGGTTGTGTTTGATACTGGATCTGCCAACTTGTGGGTGCCATCCAGTCATTGTTCCCCGCTGTACAGTGCCTGTG CATCTCACAATCAATATGACTCATCTAAATCTCGCACGTATGTTGAGAATGGAACAGGATTCTCCATACAATATGCATCTGGAGGAGTAAGAGGTTTCCTAAGCCAAGATGTTGTTTCT GTGGCAGGTATTTCTGTTGTCCAGGTTTTTGCAGAAGCTACAGCACTACCCGCATTTCCTTTTATCTTTGCCCGCTTTGATGGAGTATTGGGAATGGGATTCCGAACGCAAGCAATTGACAACATTATACCTGTCTTTGACCGAATTCTGTCTCAGAAAGTCCTGCAGGAAGATGTCTTCTCAGTGTATTACAGCCG GGATTCTCATCTAAACCCCGGAGGTGAAATTATCTTTGGTGGATCTGATCCTAATTATTACACAGGAAGCTTTCAATATCTTAACCTTAAGAAGCATGGATTCTGGTATATTAACATGAAAGG GGTGTCAGTTGGCGCAGAGGTCCTTTTCTGCAAAGAAGGATGCACAGTGGCAATAGACACGGGGGCAGCTTACATCACTGGCCCTGCTGGTTCAATATCTGTCCTCATGAAAGCAATAGGAGCCGTTCAACAGCCTGAAGGCGAG TATACCATGGACTGTGATAAAATCTCCCAACTTCCTGACATATCCTTTCATATGGGAGGAAATGAGTATACACTAAAAGGGGAAGCATACGTCCTGCGG caaTTACAGTTTGGAGAGGAAGTCTGTTATGTTGCATTCTGCGGCCTTGATATCCCTCCTCCCACAGGACCACTTTGGATCTTGGGCGCTACATTCATAGGACAGTATTACACTGAATTTGATCGTCACAATAATCGCATTGGATTTGCTACATCTCTCTGA